The DNA sequence GTATGCTTTACGCAACCGAACAGGAGGAATAATGACCCTTACAGCCCTTAAGCTTTTCAAAAACCTGTCCGATGAAACCCGTCTGGGTATTGTCCTGCTGCTCAGGGAGATGGGAGAACTGTGCGTCTGCGATTTCTGCACGGCGTTGGATGAGTCCCAGCCCAAGATTTCCCGTCATCTGGCAATGCTCCGGGAAAGCGGTCTATTGCTGGATCGCAAGCAGGGGAAATGGGTTCATTATCGCTTATCCCCGCATATTCCTTCCTGGGCTGCTCAGGTGATTGAGCAGGCCTGGTTAAGCCAACAGGACGACGTACAGGCCATCGCCCGTAAGCTGGCATCGGCAAACTGCTCTGGTAGCGGTAAGGCTGTTTGCATCTAAAAAAAATTTGCCTGAACATATGTGTTTTTTCGAATGTATGAGGTATTCAGAATGAAGACGTTAACGGTGTTTGACCCGGCAATGTGCTGCAGTACCGGTGTATGTGGTTCAGATGTCGATCAGGTTCTGGTTGATTTTTCTGCTGATGTGCAGTGGCTGAAAGAACGTGGTGTACAGGTTGAACGTTACAACCTGGCGCAGCAGCCCATGAGCTTTGTTCACAATGAGAAAGCGAAATCCTTCCTCGACGTATCCGGCGCAGAAGGGCTTCCGCTGCTGTTGCTGGACGGCGAAACGGTGATGGCTGGGCGATACCCAAAACGCGCTGAGCTGGCTCGCTGGTTCGGTATTCCGCTGGAGAAGGTAGGGTTAGCTCCCACCAGTTGCTGTGGTGGTAATACTTCCTGTTGCTGAATATGTCAGGAGGACATATGAAATTCTTACAGAATATCCCGCCTTACCTGTTTTTTACTGGCAAGGGAGGTGTAGGAAAAACTTCCATTTCCTGCGCGACGGCTATCCGCCTTGCCGAACAGGGTAAGCGGGTTTTGCTGGTCAGTACCGACCCGGCCTCCAATGTCGGTCAGGTATTCGATCAGGCTATCGGTAACACGATTCGCCCTGTGACAGCAGTTCCTGCAATTTCCGCACTGGAGATTGACCCGCAGGAAGCCGCCCGGCAATATCGGGCCAGAATCGTTGATCCTATCAAAGGTCTTTTGCCTGATGACGTTGTTAACAGTATCAGCGAGCAGCTTTCAGGAGCCTGTACGACTGAGATTGCTGCGTTCGATGAATTCACGGGCTTACTAACAGACGCTTCCCTGCTGACCCGCTTTGATCACATCATTTTTGATACAGCGCCGACGGGCCACACGATTCGTCTGCTCCAGCTTCCCGGTGCCTGGAGTAGCTTCATTGAAAGTAATCCAGATGGTGCTTCCTGTCTTGGCCCAATGGCCGGGCTGGAAAAGCAGCGTGAGCAGTATGCTCATGCGGTAGAGGCTTTGTCCGATCCTGAACGTACCCGCCTGGTTCTGGTTGCACGACTGCAAAATTCTACGCTGCAGGAAGTCGCCCGCACTCATGAGGAACTGGCTGAGATTGGCCTGAAAAATCAATATCTTGTGATTAATGGTGTGCTGCCTGAAGCCGAAGCTGAACATGACGCCCTGGCCGCGGCGATATGGCAACGTGAGCAGGAGGCACTGGCAAATCTTCCTGCCGGTTTATCTGAGCTACCGACAGATACCCTGTTACTCCAGCCAGTCAATATGGTTGGTGTTTCAGCATTGAAGGGACTGCTGGATACCCGTTCTGAGGCATTACCGCTCCCGGTAACGAATATCCTGTACACGCCTGAAAACTTATCTCTCTCTGGCCTGGTCGATGATATCGCTCGCAGTGAACACGGCCTGATTATGCTGATGGGCAAAGGTGGTGTAGGGAAAACCACGATGGCTGCTGCCATCGCCGTCAGGCTGGCAGACATGGGATTTGACGTGCATCTCACGACCTCTGATCCTGCTGCGCACCTGAGTACAACGCTGAACGGCAGCCTCAAAAACCTGCAGGTCAGCCGCATCAACTCTCACGATGAAACCGAACGCTATCGCCAGCATGTTCTTGAGACGAAGGGAAGAGATCTGGACGAAGCAGGGAAACGGTTACTGGAAGAGGATTTACGCTCTCCCTGTACAGAAGAAATTGCCGTGTTTCAGGCCTTCTCCCGTGTAATTCGTGAAGCGGGTAAGCGCTTTGTTGTCATGGATACCGCCCCTACCGGACACACGCTGCTGTTGCTGGATGCGACCGGGGCTTACCACCGAGAGATTGCCAAAAAAATGGGGAGTAAAGGTCATTTTACTACCCCCATGATGCAGCTTCAGGACCCGGATAGAACCAAAGTTCTGCTGGTTACGCTTCCTGAAACCACACCGGTCCTGGAAGCGGCAAACCTGCAGGCTGACCTTGAAAGAGCGGGGATTCATCCGTGGGGCTGGATTATCAATAACAGCCTTTCCATTGCGGATACGCGTTCTCCGTTGCTTTGTCAGCGTGCTCATCAGGAATTGCCTCAGATTGAGGCTGTTAAGGATCAGCATGCTGACCGTATAGCGCTTGTTCCGGTGCTGGCGTCAGAGCCCGCCGGTATTGAAAAGCTCAGAGAGTTGATGAGCTAATTTTTTGACATATACAGGGCGACAAAGTCGCCCTGTCAGGAGGTTTTATGTTACTGGCAGGCGCTATTTTTGTCCTGACCATTGTTTTGGTTATCTGGCAACCAAAGGGATTAGGGATCGGCTGGAGTGCAATGCTGGGCGCGGGACTGGCTCTGATATCTGGCGTTGTGCATGTGGGCGATATTCCGGTGGTGTGGAATATCGTCTGGAACGCGACGGCGACCTTTATTGCCGTAATTATTATCAGCCTGCTGCTTGATGAGTCCGGCTTTTTCGAATGGGCGGCATTGCATGTTTCGCGCTGGGGTAACGGTCGTGGCCGTTTGCTCTTTACGTATATCGTTCTGCTTGGTGCAGCGGTGGCGGCACTGTTTGCCAACGATGGTGCGGCACTTATTCTGACGCCGATAGTCATCGCCATGCTGCTGGCATTAGGGTTCAGCAAAGGCACGACACTGGCATTCGTCATGGCTGCCGGGTTTATTGCCGATACATCCAGCCTGCCGCTTATCGTGTCCAACCTGGTTAACATCGTTTCTGCAGACTTCTTTGGACTGGGCTTCACCGAGTATGCGTCGGTAATGGTGCCGGTGGATATTGCAGCCATTGTTGCCACGCTGGTTATGCTGCATCTGTTCTTCCGCAAGAATATCCCACCGACTTACGACCTGTCTCTTCTGAAAGCACCGGCAAAAGCGATTAAAGATCTGGCAACCTTCAGAACCGGCTGGATAGTTTTAATACTTCTGCTGGTTGGGTTCTTTGTCCTTGAGCCGCTCGGTATTCCCGTTAGCGCGATTGCGGCTGTTGGCGCTGTGATCCTGTTTGCAGTAGCTAAACGAGGCCATGCCATTAACACTGGCAAAGTGCTGCGCGGCGCGCCATGGCAGATCGTCATCTTCTCATTGGGGATGTACCTGGTGGTCTACGGTCTGCGCAACGCCGGGCTAACCGAATACCTTTCAGGTGTGCTGAATGTACTGGCGGATAAAGGACTCTGGGCTGCGACGCTGGGTACTGGCTTCCTGACGGCCTTCCTGTCTTCCATCATGAACAACATGCCTACCGTGCTGGTTGGCGCTCTTTCTATCGATGGAAGCACCGCAACAGGCGTTATCAAAGAAGCGATGATCTACGCCAACGTGATTGGCTGCGATCTGGGACCTAAAATTACACCTATTGGTAGCCTGGCAACGCTGCTCTGGCTGCATGTCCTTTCACAGAAGAATATGACCATCACCTGGGGATACTATTTCCGCACCGGGATCGTTATGACTCTGCCTGTGCTGTTTGTAACGCTGGCAGCGCTGGCGTTACGTCTCTCTTTCACTTTGTAATGAGATACTGATATGAGCAACATCACCATTTATCACAACCCGGCCTGCGGCACGTCGCGTAATACGCTGGAGATGATCCGCAACAGTGGTAATGAACCGACCGTTATTCATTACCTTGAAAATCCACCGTCACGCGATGAGCTGGTCAAACTCATTGCAGATATGGGCATTTCAGTCCGGGCTTTGCTGCGCAAAAACGTCGAGCCTTATGAAGAACTGGGGCTTGCGGAAGATAAGTTTACTGACGATCAGTTAATCGATTTTATGCTTCAGCATCCGATCCTGATTAACCGTCCGATTGTGGTGACACCGTTGGGAACGCGTCTGTGCCGCCCTTCCGAAGTGGTACTGGATATTCTTCCGGATGCGCAAAAAGGCGCATTTGCTAAGGAAGACGGCGAGAAAGTAGTAGATGAGGCAGGGAAACGGCTGAAATAACCGAAAGGGGGCGATGCCCCCTTTCTCCTGCCTCAGCGTCCGGGTACCGGACTGTCCGGCAGCGTACAGCTCCCTTTTCCCAGCTGACACTGCAGCAACACCGTGTCCAGCCAGCGGCCATGCTTGAAACCGATGTCCTTCAGCGTGCCGATTTCAGTAAATCCGGAGCGAAGATGCAGCGCTACAGACGCGACGTTCGCACAGTCCCCCACAACCGCTATCATCTGGCGGTATCCCTGAGACCGGGCCCATGTTAAGGCATGATCGAGTAAGGCTTTTCCACCCCCCTGCAGGGCGATATACCAGGGAAATCCACGTGACTGAACGTTTTTCACCCGGGCAAGCATTTCCTGCGTGTTCGGGGGGGGCCGTCTCGAAGCTGCCTGTGCCGTGCAGGACATGATGGGCGTAAAAGCGGCGTATGGCGGGAATGTGCTGCTCTTCAGCATTGATAATGTGCATTGTATAACTCCTGTGACGTTGACTGACACACTACCGGAATTCGCGACGGCAGATTAAGCGCTTCATCTTATGACCTGTATAAGGAAATGTTTTAAGTGGAGGTGGGGCGTCGTCCCACCTGTCAGCCCGCCATTTCAGCCAGCAGGTCCACGCCTACCGGGTCGTCCTTCAGCAGTGGCGTCAGGGCAATGCGCTGTGCATAATGCCCGGCAACGTCGTCGATCAGCGGCAGTTCGCGACGGGCACGGGTGACCAGGAACGGGGAGGACGGCTTCGCGGCCGCGAGGCTGTTATTGATGACCCACGCCCAGGGTTCAATCCCGGCCCGGCGTAAGTCCTGCTGCAGCCCGGCCGCTTCCAGTACCGGCGTGGTTTCGGCAAGCGTCACGATAATGACTCTGGTCTTCTCCGGATCCTGCAGCTGCATCATTGGCGTTATCACGTGATCGTGAGCCTGCCCCATCTGGCGCACCATTTACGCGGCATGGAGAAAACATGATCGGTGTTTATACCTCTCAGAAATGAGGTACGTCACAATATATATGGAAAAATGCATATGAATCCGTCACAGTAGAAACCGATTCCCGCTAAAAATGAAATGACCTTCATCCTTTGCTGACGGGCGCATTATGTCCCGCCGCCGGGAAGCCCAGGCAGGCTCGTTTTCTGACTGCCTATGAATACAGCAAACATACGGTACAGAGAAATGGCAGAGATCATCATTAGAAAAATGCACGAAGAGGACTGGTGTGCAGTCAGGGAAATTACAGGAAGATTCAGACGCGCCAGGCCCACCGCGCACCTGAGTGGCTGGAATGGAATGAAGGGCATCTTCAGGACTGCCGCTACGTCGCCACTGTTGATAACAGAGTGGTGGGATGGGCTGCGCTATCTCCTTTTTCCCGCCGGCATGCATACCGCGGTGTCGCAGAGCTGAGCATTTATGTCAGTACTCATTTTCAGGGAAAAGGCGCAGGCAGGGCTTTGCTCTCCGGGCTGATAAAGGGCTCGGAAGGTGCGGGTTTCTGGACGCTACTTGCTGGCATCTTTCCGGAAAACCAGGCCAGTGTTGCTTTACATCGCAGCCAGGGATTCAGGGAAGTCGGCTGCCGGGAAAAAGTGGGTGAAATGAACGGAAAATGGAGAGATGTTCTCATTCTGGAAAGGCGTAGCCGGACAGTGGGTTGCTGAAAAAAAGAATGCCTCTGTTCATCAGAGGCATTCTGTCCTGGAAGGGACTTTATTCCGGTGAGGGTGACTTCAGTTGCGGCATAAACAGCTGGCAGCACGCAACAGCTGCAAGCCCGCCAGACAGCGGAGCGGCCCAGTACAGCCACTGATTATCCCAGTATCCCATGGCCAATGCCGGCCCGAAGCTACGGGCCGGGTTCATGCTTGCCCCCGTCAGCGGCCCGCCAATAAAAGCATCAAGAAAAACAGCAATGCTGATAATCGCGGGGTTTCTGGTCGTGAGGATGCTCATAATCCAGACTTCAGGAACTGCGCGATCTGCTGGCCGAAGGGATCAGCAGCGGCGAGGCGAAACCATGGAACAAGAATGCATTCCTGAGGAATGTCAGGGCCAGGGTGGCAAATGAAAGAGATTGAGCTGACACCCAAAGCAGAAGAGGATCTGGAGGCCATCTGGGACTACAGCTTCAGACAGATCGGGGTTGTTCAGGCGGATGCATAGATCGGTCGTATAGCTGCAGTATTTGATGTGCTGGCCATGCATGATATCGGCACGCATTGTGCAGAGCTGGGAGACGATATCTGCACACTGCCGGTAGAACCGGCATACGATCTATTTTGTATCATCACATTCTATGGTTACGGTCATTCGTATTCTCAGCCAGTCTCAGGATACGGCGCGACATGCACCCTGGAGATGACCGGGGAACAGGATTCTCAAACAATATAAGTTAATTGTGAGGTCGACATGACCAAAAAAAACATTGTGTATGGACTCTTTCATTATTATTCATTTCGCTTATAAAAAAAACGCTCCCGGACGGGAGCGTAAGCCAGTGACTTCGGCGTCAAATGAGGGTCTGACAAGTGGAGCTGCGGGTTAATTCTGGGTGATCTGGCTGCGATGCTTTTCCGCCTGCTGCTGATGAATAACGGAAGATTGACCATTATTCGCCTTCTCATGCACAACAGCGGCTTTCTCATGCTCGTTCATTTCGGAAAATGATTTTGCTGTTTCGTTAGAAGCTGCTGGCTTGGATTTCATCATTTTTTTATGCATTTCAGCCATGTCCTGATGGGCAGCAGAATTGCCGTTTTGCATCATTTCATGGGACATTGCGGCCTGATCGTGACCGCTCATATCCATCATTTTCATGCTCTCCCCCTGAACTGCACTTTTTTCAGCGGATGATTGCATCTGATGGGCAGGCGCCTGGGCATTATTTACCTGGTCATGCATGTTCATTGTCTCTGCAGCCCAGGCAGATGAAGCGACAGCCATCATGGCAATAAAGGATACAAGGATCTTTTTCATGGTTGGGTCTCCGGTGTTTTCATACCCGAACAATCAATGCTTATAACAGAGAAAGCATTTGATCTCAGGGCTGGTTGATCATCACGCCAGGAACCGGGCGATTGAATTATCACGCTGTCCTGATTTATGGCTGATTATAAAAAACCGCCTCTGTTTATCGCGTGACTGAACGATGACATTTTTGTCACCTTCCGGGTTTCTCCTGAATAACGGTATTAATCCATTAACAGACGCACACTGAACACAATTTCCCGCCCCTGCTGTTCTGCTGACAGCTCGCCGCCGTGAGCATGAATGATCGACCTTGTAATTGATAATCCCAGCCCCGCGCCTTCCGTGTTGTAGAACCTTGATGAGTCTGCGCGATAGAACCGGTCAAACAAACGTTCCAGATTAGCGGGAACCTGGCCGGACATCGTATTCGTAATCATCACGTTCACACAGTCACTGTCACGCTCAAGGTGTATCGCTGTACAGGTGTTATCGGGAGAATACTTGATTGCATTGGAAAGCAGGTTACTGAAAGCACGTCGGAGCATATCGCTGTCTCCGGCAACAACGCCCTCTCCTTCAACCGTGATTGTCTTTCCTGTTTCGTCTGCCAGGGGCTCGAACAACTCACGTAATTCATTCAGTTCGGCTGCCAGATCCACATCATGTTTATCCAGCCGCAGCAGACCATGCTCTGAACGTGCCAGAAAAAGCATGTCACTGGTCATTCGTGACAACCTTTTCAGTTCTTCCAGGTTAGCGAATAAAATTTCGCGGTAATGCGAAACATCCCTTTCCTTAGCCAGTGCAAACTGCGTCTGCATCATCAGATTACTGACTGGTGTGCGCAGCTCATGCGCGATGTCAGACGAGAAATCTGACAGTTTCCGGAATGCCCCCTCCAGGCGATCAAACATATTATTGAACTCCTGCATGGTCTCAGAGATTTCCGGCGGAGCCAGATCGGGATTTAGACGCTGATCCAGGCTGTGTACGGTCATGGAGGAAGCCAGACTGGTCATTTCCCGTAGCGGTTTCAGACCAATACGTGTGGTCAGCCAGCCCAGAAAAACAGAAATAAAGACCAGACCGATATTGAACCAGAACAGCCAGGTACTGAGTTTGTCCATAAACAGGGTGTGATACCCAGTATCCGTGGCAACCGTAATGATGACATGTTTGCTTTTACCATGTTCCGGCGTCACGGCAACCCGCCGCGAGATACTGCGGTACACGGTGTTATTTTCTTCCGTCTGGATCATATAGTCGAGAATATCACCCGACTTATTAAGCAGGACCGCTGGAACAACAGAATTTTTGGCATAGAGTTCAACAATTTTTTCATTTTCCATGTTTTTTATAGAAATGAATAAGCCATTGTGCCCCACCATCGCATCGTTTATTTTTTCTGATAATGACTTAATATCCGTTTTGTTCCTGAACGTCTCTGTTTTAAGAAACTCTTCGGTGAGCTGAAGTTTACCTGTCAGAAAATCGCGGTCCTGATTATCGAAATAGCCATTAAGGGTGCTAATCAGGATAAAACTTGATAACCACCATACCGTAAGCATCACCGCAGAAAAAATCAGGCTCAGGCGTGTGGTCAGGGAAATTTTGAACCTCACTCTTCTCTGATCTCCAGGACATATCCGGCACCGCGAACGGTATGGATCAGTTTTGGCTCAAAGTCATCATCAATTTTACTTCTCAGACGTCTCACGGCGACATCAATCACATTCGTATCACTGTCAAAATTCATGTTCCAGACCAGGGACGAGATAAGACTCCTGGGTAACACTTCTCCGGTGCGTTGCAGCAGCAACTCAAGCAGAACGTATTCTTTACCGGTGAGATGGATCTTCTTCCCCGAACGGATCACGGTCCGGCGCACCATATCAACGGTCATATCGGCGATGGTGCAGACTGTTGCGGCCTGCGAGCGTGCCCGGCGCAGTAGGGTTCTTACACGTGCAACCAGCTCCGTAAAATCAAAGGGCTTAATCAGGTAGTCATCTGCGCCAAGCTCCAGTCCTTTCACTTTGTCCCGCACGTTGTCCTTTGCGGTTAAAAACAGGACCGGTTCTTCGTGCCCGGACTCCCTCAGTGCGCTGATGATTTGCCACCCGTCGAGGAAAGGCAGCATCACGTCCAGTATTATCAAATCATACTGTCCCTTCGACGCGGCCCCGAGACCATCGCGGCCATTATTAAAGAGATCGGCCTGATAGCCTTCCTCAACCAGTCCCTGCTGCAGGTAACGACCTGTTTTTTGTTCGTCTTCAACGATTAAAATACGCTGCATGGTCAACTCGCTGATATGAAAGTAAAAATCTCACGCATGAGCTTTGGCTGTCCCCTAGCTGACCTGAGACGGAGCAAGCATTCCGAGCCACGCTACGGCGCCCAGAATGATAATCGCAACAACGAATTCTGTCAGGATGCTGTTTCGCATCAGGGCAACGCTGCGATCATAATTCCCTTCCCTGACCATAACTTCAAGCCGGGGACCCAGGTGAAACCGGTTTGCTGCAGCCAGAAGAAGCATCAGCACAAACAGAGCCGTCTTGGCAAGCAATATCCTCCCCCAGGAACTGTTGAATAAGGGAGTTAAGTTACCCTCAGCAATATACAGATAGTTGACCAGCGCACTCAGGATCAGGGCTACAACAATCACCGTTCCTGCCGTGGCAAATTTTGCCAGGGAGTCAGATATCACAATGACGCTCTGTGCATTATGCTCGTTTCTGCGCATCAGCAGGATAGCAAATGCAACCAGAGCACCTGTCCAGGCACCTGCAGCGCCGAGATGGGTCAGATCGCTCAGTAAATGGAGATAGTAATGCAGACCGTCATGCATAACGGCGTGTCCTCCCCAGGCAAGTGTAGCCAGCGCCACGCCCCCACTCATCGTCATCAGCAGGCAGGACAATACTCTCTTATTAGTGTAAAGGAACAAAGCACCGAGTGTGGTAAACAGGGCACAGAGCCTGACAATCCAGCTAATACCCACATCAGTTTCTTCTATCACCATCTCGATAACATGGATGGATAATTCTCTGAGGTCAGTTACTCCACTCATGGCATTAGATACCAGGAGCATATTAATGCCAGTAAGAATGATGCCTGTAACAACAGCAAAGGTTATAAACGACCTGAAATTAGTCAGGTTATAGGTTTCATGTCTGACACCGCTTATTCCATATATCTGAAAAAATGGCAATCCAAATATTACCATCAAATCCAGATAAAGAAGAAAACGAATAACAATCATAATCAGGTCGTTCATAATATTACTTCACTGTAAAGGTGTAATTACCGGTAATAGGGTGCGTATCTGAAGAAACCGCGCGCCAGTCAACACGATAAGTGCCAGCGGGTAAAGGCTCTCGCGGAATAATGACCATCGATTTAGGGTCAGCGCCTGGCGCCACTTTTGCCGCGACCGGCATCGGAGAATGTGATGACATGCCTTTCATACCCGTCATCGTTAATTTTGCACCTGAGAATTTCACGGTCAGATTTTCCGAGAAATTAAGCTGAATCTTTTCCGGGGCCGCTACGGCTGAATCAGCCTGTGGCACAGAGCTTTTTAATTCCGGATGGGCCATAGCAGAGAAAGCAACGCCCATAACGAGGCCACCTGCAAGAATGGCTTTATTTAAAATCGACATTTTATTTACCTGTTTAGTTGAGTGTTTTATATCAGTGCGTTAAAACCAGATTCTGGCTCCCGCCAGGAATACTACCTGATGGTCTTTCTCACCTTCTCTTTTCGCCATATCGGATGTTTTCCCGTAAAGTTGATTCCAGGAAACGCCTATATAGGGTGCAAACTCACGGCGTATTTCATAGCGCAGCCGGAGCCCCAGCTCTGTGTCAGTCAGTCCCCTGCCGCGACCCCGCGATTCATCATCCTGACTGTAGAAATTCACCTCATAGGATGGCTGGAGTATGAGCCGGTTAGTCAGTAAAACGTCGTATTCTCCTCCCAGACGAAGGGCTGCTTTTCCGCCATTACTGACAAAACCCGTAATTTCAGACTCAAAATTATAGAGTGCCAGCCCCTGAAAACCGACAGCAGCCCAGGTCCGGGCAGAAGCAGGTCTGAAATCCTGCCTTACACCCGCAACCAAATCCCACCATGGGCCAACCGCATGTCCCCAGAGTAACTGCGCTTCAGCCGCCTCCGTTTCCCCATTGCTTCGTTCACCTTCACTCTTTAGCCAAATCCGATCTGTGTCGCCTCCAATCCAGCTGTTAACACTCCAGCTGAAATTGTTGGTGTTATCCGACCGTTGCCATTCCAGTTGATCCAGCAGAACCAGATAATTAATCGCACTGTCGTGAATCGCATGCCCCTGTAAATTGCCGAATGCAGCCTTCCGGTCGGCATCGGTAACAGGCGGAATTGGCGTTCTGCTCTCAGTTACAATGGGCTCCATTGACGTCATCTCAGTGAAATTCTCATCTGCTGGCATCTGCATGGCAGACATGTCGTGCCCGGCGTGGGGATCTGCAGAGACGGAGCCCGCCGCAATAGAAAGCTGTGAGGTAAACAAACCGGCGACCAGAACAGGTATGGCCTTCAAATTTCTCTTCATTCGCATCATTCCTCCACCCGGACTTCACGAAACATTCCCATTTCCATGTGATAGAGCAAATGGCAGTGATACGCCCAGCGGCCAAGCGCATCTGCTGTCACTCTGTAACTGCGTTTTGTACCAGGGGGAACATCTATTGTGTGTTTACGAACCATGAAATTACCGTTTTCATCTTCCAGATCGCTCCACATACCATGCAGGTGAATGGGGTGAGTCATCATGGTATCGTTGATCAGCGTGATCCTGAGCCGCTCACCGTATTTCAGCAGCACCGGTGCGGCATCTGAAAACTTGATTCCGTTAAATGACCAGGCAAACTTTTCCATGTGGCCGGTTAAATGCAGTTCTATGGTACGGCCAGGTTCACGTCCGTCAGGATCCTCAAAGCGGCTTTTCAAATCCGCGTACGTGAGAACCTTTCTTCCGTTATTTCGAAGACCAATACCCGGATCATTTAATTTCGGAGAGACGCTCATCGCCTGCATATCAACCAGTGGGTTATCCGTTTCTGACGCAGGATGACTTTGCATACCCGGCATTCCGGCCATCCGGGAATGATCCATACCGGCCATGCTGCTGTGATCCATGGGCGCGGAGGATGTCCCGCTATCCGGAAGGTCAGCACCGTCCATAGACATCATCTCTCCGCTGTTATCCATGCCTCCCATCTGGCTGTGGTCCATTCCTGCCATATCATGTCCCATTCCCCCCATACCCATATCTTCCATGGTCAACAGAGGACGGGGATCGAGGGGGGGAACGGCAGCACTTAACCCCTCTCTCGTGGCCAGTGTCCCTCGAGCGTAACCGGTCCTGTCCATGGATTGTGCGAAGATGGTATAGGCCTCACCCTGAGGCTCCACAATGACATCATAGGTTTCGGCAACGGCAATCCTGAATTCGTCAACGGTAACCGGGTTTACATACTGGCCATCTGCAGCCACGACCGTCATTTTCAGCCCGGGGATACGGATATCGAAATAGGTCATTGCCGAGCCGTTGATAAACCGTAAGCGTATCTTTTCACCGGGACGGAACAGTCCGGTCCAGTTTTTCAGCGGGGCCTGCCCGTTCATGAGATAGGTGTAGGTGTAGCCACTGACATCCGCGAGGTCAGTCGGATTCATTTTCATTTCAGCCCACATTTTCCGATCGGCAATGGTGGCTGACAGCCCCCTGGTATTCACGTCGCGGAAAAAAGAGCCAACGGTTGGTTTATTGAAATTGTAGTAATCCGACTGTTTTTTTAATTTTTTCAGCAGGCTGTGAGGATTTTCATCGGTCCAGTCAGACAACATGACCACATGCTCACGATCGTAAGCAAACGGTTCTGGCTCCCTGGCATCGATGATAATGGCACCGTATACCCCCTCCTGTTCCTGCAGACCGGAATGGCTGTGGTACCAGTAAGTCCCGTTCTGCTTAACCTTAAAGGTGTAAACGTAGGTATCATCAGGCTCTATGCCCATAAAACTCAGCCCCGGAACACCATCCATATTGGCCGGAAGAATAATGCCGTGCCAGTGAATGGACGTCTGTTCATTAAGACGGTTTTTGACCTTCAGGGTAATGGTGTCACCTTCTTTCCAGCGAAGAACGGGCCCCGGCAGGCCTCCATTGATTGTTTTGGCCTGACGCTCACTGCCCGTGATATTGACGGCCGTTTCACCAATGGTCAGGTCAAACTGAGTACCCTGCAGGGATGCGGCAACTGGCAGGCTCAGACTGGAACGCGCATTGAAACTCCATACGCCAAGACTTCCGGCTACGCCAGAGAGGGTTAACCCCTTCAGGAAAGTTCGTCGAGACGTTTTCAACAGCATGCGCATTCCCTTATTTAAAGTATGGTTACTGACAGAATTCGAGAACCGATTTAAATTAAATTACTGGTTCATCCACTTACAATGAAAT is a window from the Cronobacter malonaticus LMG 23826 genome containing:
- the arsR gene encoding As(III)-sensing metalloregulatory transcriptional repressor ArsR, with product MTLTALKLFKNLSDETRLGIVLLLREMGELCVCDFCTALDESQPKISRHLAMLRESGLLLDRKQGKWVHYRLSPHIPSWAAQVIEQAWLSQQDDVQAIARKLASANCSGSGKAVCI
- the arsC gene encoding glutaredoxin-dependent arsenate reductase — its product is MSNITIYHNPACGTSRNTLEMIRNSGNEPTVIHYLENPPSRDELVKLIADMGISVRALLRKNVEPYEELGLAEDKFTDDQLIDFMLQHPILINRPIVVTPLGTRLCRPSEVVLDILPDAQKGAFAKEDGEKVVDEAGKRLK
- the arsD gene encoding arsenite efflux transporter metallochaperone ArsD; translated protein: MKTLTVFDPAMCCSTGVCGSDVDQVLVDFSADVQWLKERGVQVERYNLAQQPMSFVHNEKAKSFLDVSGAEGLPLLLLDGETVMAGRYPKRAELARWFGIPLEKVGLAPTSCCGGNTSCC
- the arsA gene encoding arsenite efflux transporter ATPase subunit ArsA encodes the protein MKFLQNIPPYLFFTGKGGVGKTSISCATAIRLAEQGKRVLLVSTDPASNVGQVFDQAIGNTIRPVTAVPAISALEIDPQEAARQYRARIVDPIKGLLPDDVVNSISEQLSGACTTEIAAFDEFTGLLTDASLLTRFDHIIFDTAPTGHTIRLLQLPGAWSSFIESNPDGASCLGPMAGLEKQREQYAHAVEALSDPERTRLVLVARLQNSTLQEVARTHEELAEIGLKNQYLVINGVLPEAEAEHDALAAAIWQREQEALANLPAGLSELPTDTLLLQPVNMVGVSALKGLLDTRSEALPLPVTNILYTPENLSLSGLVDDIARSEHGLIMLMGKGGVGKTTMAAAIAVRLADMGFDVHLTTSDPAAHLSTTLNGSLKNLQVSRINSHDETERYRQHVLETKGRDLDEAGKRLLEEDLRSPCTEEIAVFQAFSRVIREAGKRFVVMDTAPTGHTLLLLDATGAYHREIAKKMGSKGHFTTPMMQLQDPDRTKVLLVTLPETTPVLEAANLQADLERAGIHPWGWIINNSLSIADTRSPLLCQRAHQELPQIEAVKDQHADRIALVPVLASEPAGIEKLRELMS
- the arsB gene encoding arsenite efflux transporter membrane subunit ArsB; protein product: MLLAGAIFVLTIVLVIWQPKGLGIGWSAMLGAGLALISGVVHVGDIPVVWNIVWNATATFIAVIIISLLLDESGFFEWAALHVSRWGNGRGRLLFTYIVLLGAAVAALFANDGAALILTPIVIAMLLALGFSKGTTLAFVMAAGFIADTSSLPLIVSNLVNIVSADFFGLGFTEYASVMVPVDIAAIVATLVMLHLFFRKNIPPTYDLSLLKAPAKAIKDLATFRTGWIVLILLLVGFFVLEPLGIPVSAIAAVGAVILFAVAKRGHAINTGKVLRGAPWQIVIFSLGMYLVVYGLRNAGLTEYLSGVLNVLADKGLWAATLGTGFLTAFLSSIMNNMPTVLVGALSIDGSTATGVIKEAMIYANVIGCDLGPKITPIGSLATLLWLHVLSQKNMTITWGYYFRTGIVMTLPVLFVTLAALALRLSFTL
- a CDS encoding ArsA-related P-loop ATPase, with the protein product MGQAHDHVITPMMQLQDPEKTRVIIVTLAETTPVLEAAGLQQDLRRAGIEPWAWVINNSLAAAKPSSPFLVTRARRELPLIDDVAGHYAQRIALTPLLKDDPVGVDLLAEMAG
- the pcoE gene encoding copper resistance system metallochaperone PcoE gives rise to the protein MKKILVSFIAMMAVASSAWAAETMNMHDQVNNAQAPAHQMQSSAEKSAVQGESMKMMDMSGHDQAAMSHEMMQNGNSAAHQDMAEMHKKMMKSKPAASNETAKSFSEMNEHEKAAVVHEKANNGQSSVIHQQQAEKHRSQITQN
- a CDS encoding type II toxin-antitoxin system RelE/ParE family toxin; this translates as MSGPGWQMKEIELTPKAEEDLEAIWDYSFRQIGVVQADA